The genomic region ATGCCACTGTGTATGTGGGCGGCTTGGATGAGAAAGTGTCAGAGCCGTTACTATGGGAGCTTTTCCTGCAGGCTGGTCCTGtggtcaacacacacatgcccaaAGACAGGGTAACTGGTCAACACCAGGGTGAGTATCAGCTATTATGACCTAAAACTGTGATTACCAAGGCAGCAGCTCATCTCTTTATCATAGAgctgacttttttctttctcttcaggCTATGGCTTTGTGGAGTTCCTTAGTGAGGAGGATGCTGACTATGCCATCAAAATCATGAATATGATAAAGCTCTATGGAAAACCAATTCGAGTTAATAAGGCCTCAGCGCACAACAAAAACTTGGATGTGGGTGCGAACATCTTCATTGGTAACCTGGACCCGGAGATCGATGAGAAACTGCTCTACGACACATTCAGCGCCTTTGGTGTGATCCTCCAGACGCCAAAGATCATGCGGGACCCAGACACCGGCAACTCCAAAGGTTATGCTTTCATCAATTTCGCCAGCTTTGATGCGTCTGATGCAGCTATTGAGGCCATGAACGGCCAGTACCTCTGCAACAGGCCCATCACAGTGTCGTACGCCTTCAAGAAGGATTCCAAAGGAGAGCGACACGGCTCGGCCGCAGAGCGACTCCTGGCTGCACAGAACCCCCTCTCCCAGGCAGACAGACCTCACCAGCTGTTTGCAGACGCTCCCCCACCACCCAGCGCTCCGACACCGGTCCTCACCACGCTGGGAGCTGGGATGCCCATGCCAGGTATGACTGGAGGAGCGTGGTTACACAGAACAGATGttagagagtcagagatgtCTATTGGCTCTCTTATTATCTGCTGTACTTTATTTAAGTGCACAGTTGTAATCAGtgatgttggtgtgtttgtcttgtATTACATATACAGGCATGCATCTTTTGTCTCAGTAGGTGGTAATGagattgatttaatttaatcttgAGTGATGAAACTAAAACTGAACATGACTGCTGACAAATGGCTATGATGACTGGAGTATTTAACTAATTAGTCAAACAGCTTGACTTTCCGCACGCACACAATATGAAATTATTGCTTAAATTGTAAACACATCTTGTTTCTGTGCAGGCATGCCACCTCCTGGTGCTTTCCCTCCTGTTCCTCCCCCGGGATCAATGCCTCCAGCGATGCCCCCCAATATGCCCATGCCTCCGAACGCAGGGACACCGGGCCCACAGGGTGGCGGAGGCGGACCTCCACCTGGACCACCACCCTTCCCTCCTGCCAACATGCATCCAGGTTACAGCTTGTTAATGCTTAAGACAAGTGGAAAGTTACACAACAGCATATTGACAaagtaacaaatgaaaaatgtattgtttcCATCACTCAGGTATGCCTCAGATGCCCATGCCCCCGCCTGCTCCTCCTGGCATGGtgcctccacctcctgctcctccaggaTCAAATCAACCACGGGCGCCGCCTCCCCCTGGCATGCCCCCACCCCCGCCCATGGGCATGCCACCCAGAGCACCATATGGACCCCCCATGGGTGAGCATCATGGCTCTTTGTTGTCAAATAAAAGTCTCTTCTTCTCACAAACACTAGCTCTGTCATGTGAGAGAAaaatgcttttcattttataattGACTCTGTGCAGTGTTGTCTGTAAAAGAACAACTGAAGTGTCAATAACTGTAGATTTAATCATTTGTGGTATTGACACGTACCCATGTTGCCATGACTACCATGACATATTAGCTACCGTGGGCATACCTTCTATTGATGAAGCTAATTTTGTTTCTGGGACATATCAGTGCAGTGAATTCTTACAGGACGATTTAGCCATgattaaaaaatgctgaaaagatGAAACAGTTAACAATCGTCTCTATCAAAAATGGTAGATCTGTATCAGACAAGACATAGATGAGACAGGTCTGTTAATGGCTGACGTAGGGCGTTGGTgatcaaaaatggtcacagtGTCTAAATGTTGGTCCTGAATTGTTGAAAATGCCAGAAATCAGAAATTTGGGCCCAAATTCTCACAATGTAGAACACGTTTACCACAGCTCAAGCTCCTTTTcatctatctcctcctcctcctcttttgaGGTATTTCATTGCATAAAAGCAGCAGCGGCATTGACAGAgcttgtttattattttcaaacatAAGAGTGCCATAGACGAGAGATCACAGAACACCTATATTATGATTCCTGAATGCCAAAATATTGTTCATTGTGGTTAATTTTGTGGACCCCTCTTTATCGCTCTCAGGTCCACCTGTGCCTCCAGGTATGAGAGGACCGCCTCCTCCCATGCCTCCACCTGGCTACGGTGCCGGTCCTCCTCGTCCACCACCTTTTGGTTTCCAGAGAGGACCACCAATGCCGCCAAGGCCCCCTGGTGCCCCACCACGTGTTCCTATGAGAGCACCAATGCCACCGTAATCCATCTCAGGATGGCAGAAACAGgctcgcttttttttttttttttttttaacatctttaGATCTACTCAAATTTGTAATAGTGAGAATAATTTAaccacctgtttgttttttgtttttttttctgggtcaTTGTACAGATGAAGGACCCTCGATGAATAAAGTTTTTAGTACAAATTTTGGACGTATTCTCACCTTAAATATCACTTAatggtcatttttatttttgcagaacAGCACATAGCGGGTCAAATTTCCTACCctttgaataaaaatataaaaattttGCTTTAATTGTTTGTACTAAACAAGAGATGAGAAGTTAAGCAGATACCTAGGTCATCTACGGGGCCTTCTTTAGGTCAATACCCAACCAGTAACACATTCAAAATAACAGGTTTCACTGCTGAGTGGCATCAGTGTGCTTGGAGAATCCTCTTGGCAGTTAACACGTCACAGAGGGAAGAGTAATTGCGTGATAAACACTGATAATAGCTGCATTTTATTTAGGGTTCCTGCGTCCTGGCTGCTGCTTCACTGGCATTGCTTAATGGGACACTTGTGAAATGGAGCCATCAGTTACGTCACTGGCTCCCCCTGTGGTTTTACTGCTGTGTTATACTGCAAGCCAAAATGTCCGCTGTTGGAAAAGGCCAGTGCTTTTAGATATTTGTTGTGTGTAGGAGGAGGTTTTGGCCAGAACAAGTCACCAGAAGAACTAGTTAACAAGCTCTAAGACAAAGTAATTCTAGATCTCATGGCAGTATGACCAGTAGTTGTTATATATTGCTCTAAAACAAAGTGTTCACTTCGTAGATGGACTGACCAACATCACTGTGCTTTGGCTGCCACATTGATTGTATGGTCAGCAGTACACAATCAAACTAGTCATGTTGCTTGATTGTGTTGGTAAAATCCAAGCAGCATGAGGTTTACTCAGATTTACAGTCAGAACCTAACAGTACATAAAGCAGTTAGTGCATGTACAAAAACTTGCATGTATTTAGTATAGTCTTACCTGTTAGTAATATTATCATGTATTACTGTTTACACCACTTACTGTCAGACAGACTAATTGTCAAGTTGATATGACATGTACAAAAGACTTACTGAAAGTATCTTGATTCTTCGTCACATTGACAAACAAAATTGCAGATTAGTACCTGAGAACCTGTAGATTACCACCACACAGTGTTGCAGAGCATTGCACATTGCATTACTGTTGCACTACTGTGCAGTCTCATgtgtgtgggggaaaaaaaatcatatttgtgTCCACAAATAGACGAAGATAATATTTTATATGAATGGTACAGGGAGATGACATCACTCTGTGTCAAGGAAGTCTTAGCTTTCTTCGTGGCAAAAGTCTTGATGCAGTGAAAACTACCAAGACGATGGCAAGTGGTTGGCATGGCAACCGGAGTCAGGTGTGCTTACACGTGTCTGTTGTCCGTGCAGACAATTTGATGTTCATGTGTACAGACAAGCATTTATTAGAGACATTAGATAGATGAAGATGTTTGTGCGCACAGGCgtgtcaggtaaaaaaaaaaatcggcGTTTCTTAAATTTGGTGCACAAACCTGTCATCAGTGTGGTTGCTTTTAAATGTGGGAAAAGCGCAAATTGCACCACCTTAAAGGCGCAAGCTAAGAAAAAGCTGCGGCGGAAAAGTGGAGAAAACGAGCGCAGATCGTGTGCGGATACATTCGCCAAATCCccccatttacacacacacccgcCCCCCCTCCAGATACGAAAGCGTTAATGTGCTCGTGCGCTCGTGAGGGTTTGCATGGGGGGAGGGGACCCCTGCGCATCActtgagtgagtgagtgtgtgtggatggcgtgggcttctctctcctctctccaagCCGCACAGCATCATCACTCGGTTCACGGCAACAGCCTCGTAcgcatcatcatcctcctcctcctcctcctcatcctcctcatcatcaccatctccGGGCTGAAGAGGGATCGCGCGCGTCGCAAGGA from Lates calcarifer isolate ASB-BC8 linkage group LG3, TLL_Latcal_v3, whole genome shotgun sequence harbors:
- the sf3b4 gene encoding splicing factor 3B subunit 4, encoding MAAGPISERNQDATVYVGGLDEKVSEPLLWELFLQAGPVVNTHMPKDRVTGQHQGYGFVEFLSEEDADYAIKIMNMIKLYGKPIRVNKASAHNKNLDVGANIFIGNLDPEIDEKLLYDTFSAFGVILQTPKIMRDPDTGNSKGYAFINFASFDASDAAIEAMNGQYLCNRPITVSYAFKKDSKGERHGSAAERLLAAQNPLSQADRPHQLFADAPPPPSAPTPVLTTLGAGMPMPGMPPPGAFPPVPPPGSMPPAMPPNMPMPPNAGTPGPQGGGGGPPPGPPPFPPANMHPGMPQMPMPPPAPPGMVPPPPAPPGSNQPRAPPPPGMPPPPPMGMPPRAPYGPPMGPPVPPGMRGPPPPMPPPGYGAGPPRPPPFGFQRGPPMPPRPPGAPPRVPMRAPMPP